Proteins encoded together in one Xyrauchen texanus isolate HMW12.3.18 chromosome 50, RBS_HiC_50CHRs, whole genome shotgun sequence window:
- the LOC127641291 gene encoding RNA-binding protein 20-like, giving the protein MSQPLFNQLRGSNMAQAHSVAFPPPPIAFPPPNVSLGTLVGGGFSPNPTGIRPTSFGGVSNQKANQHNEYGKKTGTYPTDTDRRLQFGYLGGASVVTSKTCDGGQYGGATTQPRNNAQSNFQRDFYSEIPTQQTGFMGGGNDQNLQSISSSAPKEQWKGQMDFGKMYMGTGAGPGPWVPTGPGFVGSRAELYNPEEPTTDPKFNAACGPGVGPPTGGQGVFQQQPQLHQSEERVTLSLQPHQLNDYHGTTPLHLPHQCTICEKKVYNLKDWDQHVKGKLHLQNCSHYTESPTLGAVHFPASSEGCLNMALSNTMAYSAAASQDVTTGSAPYLPATAMKPFPLSGAGFTSQQSGTTFLQRKACPGRVVHICNLLEGSCTENDVINLGLPFGKVTNYILMRSTHQAFIEMAYVEAAQAMVQYYQLKPATINGQKLLIRMSKRYKELQLKKPGKDVDSIIQDIHSQKEQDEMQEVDRYLPERARSRSPISHSLSPRSRSPSFTSCSSSHSPLGPPCRPDWNNGMGPRRASWDWTSHPRGDEDPRERDDWRNDEEERPNGWLSDRRKPYLKSGDRISPRMGPGDERGRDWYSRRSPQGSSFSSYHSIDDFYKKELLYKTDKLSRAAQPRHEGKSKRREGGDYHRPRHSDSDMTDDTSSNRIAEDRGRSKRSSRRQEKEERESENQKEDNPTKEKSASPHNSKPLESTKCERKGDSEGLDSGDDGEEECWYPKSMEELVTVDEVGGEDDSIIEPDLPDLHEEDQPVESGQSTTVSPVLKSELPKQIKEPAVDGPKHPPLDLVTKESSGGIQPSPNGVPPVTSVPEQPVSPVNQFPSQEFKSALETCTSTDMETHTDKTKLGGSPDHNSTCESGKVMDSSNDEKKVVDMVSKEPLHKLEDNQKRDIPESLPAPSPQTTDIPAASPSQEPEKAFSEHSIPLGVEFIVPRTGFYCNLCGLFYTSEQTAKTSHCRSTIHYRNLQKYLSQLAEESLLNFHMESPNTE; this is encoded by the exons ATGTCCCAGCCTCTCTTTAACCAACTCCGAGGCTCCAACATGGCCCAGGCCCACAGCGTGGCCTTCCCACCACCACCCATAGCCTTTCCACCCCCAAACGTTTCCCTGGGAACGCTAGTTGGTGGAGGTTTTTCCCCAAATCCCACCGGTATCAGGCCCACTTCCTTTGGTGGCGTGTCCAATCAGAAAGCCAACCAGCACAATGAGTATGGTAAAAAGACTGGAACATATCCGACGGACACAGACCGTCGCTTGCAGTTTGGATATCTGGGAGGGGCTTCAGTGGTTACTAGTAAGACATGTGATGGAGGACAGTATGGTGGAGCTACTACACAACCAAGAAACAATGCCCAAAGCAATTTTCAGAGAGACTTCTATTCTGAGATCCCAACTCAACAAACTGGGTTCATGGGAGGAGGCAATGATCAGAACCTGCAATCTATCTCTTCATCAGCTCCCAAGGAGCAATGGAAAGGCCAGATGgactttggcaaaatgtatatgGGTACAGGAGCAGGTCCTGGGCCATGGGTACCTACCGGACCAGGGTTTGTGGGCTCAAGAGCAGAGCTGTATAACCCTGAGGAACCCACGACAGATCCTAAGTTCAATGCTGCATGTGGCCCAGGAGTTGGACCACCCACAGGAGGGCAAGGGGTATTTCAACAGCAACCGCAGCTCCACCAGAGCGAGGAGAGGGTGACCTTGTCCTTACAACCCCACCAGCTCAATGACTATCACGGAACCACACCTTTACACCTACCCCATCAGTGCACCATTTGTGAGAAGAAGGTTTACAACTTGAAG GACTGGGACCAGCATGTGAAGGGCAAGTTGCATCTGCAAAACTGTTCGCATTACACCGAGAG CCCGACGCTCGGAGCAGTGCACTTTCCAGCATCGTCTGAGGGATGTCTCAACATGGCACTGAGTAACACTATGGCATATTCAGCAGCTGCCAGTCAAG ATGTTACAACTGGAAGTGCTCCATATTTGCCTGCCACAGCCATGAAGCCATTTCCTCTCTCAGGGGCGGGATTTACCTCACAGCAATCAGGGACAACG TTCCTTCAGCGTAAAGCATGTCCTGGCCGTGTTGTCCACATCTGTAACTTGCTGGAAGGTAGCTGCACCGAGAATGATGTCATCAACCTGGGCCTGCCCTTTGGCAAGGTGACCAACTACATCCTCATGCGCTCAACACATCAG GCTTTTATTGAAATGGCATACGTGGAGGCAGCTCAAGCTATGGTGCAGTACTACCAGCTGAAACCAGCTACCATCAACGGACAGAAACTACTGATCCGCATGTCCAAGAGATACAAGGAGCTACAGTTAAAG AAACCAGGTAAAGATGTTGACTCTATAATCCAAGACATCCattcacaaaaagagcaagaTGAGATGCAGGAAGTTGACAG GTACCTACCGGAACGAGCAAGATCGCGCAGCCCCATCAGTCATTCTCTGAGTCCGCGATCCCGCAGTCCGAGCTTTACTTCCTGTAGCTCCTCACACAGTCCACTGGGGCCACCCTGTCGGCCTGACTGGAACAATGGCATGGGGCCACGTCGGGCCTCCTGGGACTGGACGTCCCACCCCCGAGGCGACGAGGACCCACGCGAGAGAGATGATTGGAGAAATGATGAGGAAGAGAGACCCAATGGTTGGCTGTCCGACCGTAGGAAGCCCTACCTTAAATCTGGAGACCGTATTAGTCCACGTATGGGGCCAGGAGACGAGCGGGGCCGGGACTGGTATTCTCGCAGAAGCCCTCAGGGGTCCTCTTTTTCTTCCTACCACTCCATAGATGACTTTTACAAGAAGGAGTTGCTTTACAAGACTGATAAACTGAGTAGGGCAGCGCAACCGAGACATGAAGGGAAATCTAAGAGGCGGGAGGGTGGAGATTATCACAGACCTCGACATTCAGATTCAGACATGACAGATGACACAAGCTCCAACCGGATAGCCGAGGACAGAGGACGCAGCAAGAGGTCGAGTCGGAGACAagagaaggaagagagagagtCTGAAAATCAG AAGGAAGACAATCCAACCAAAGAGAAATCAGCTTCTCCTCACAACAGCAAACCTTTAGAGTCCACAAAGTGTGAAAGAAAGGGTGACAGTGAG GGACTGGATAGTGGTGATGATGGAGAGGAGGAGTGCTGGTATCCTAAAAGCATGGAGGAACTGGTGACCGTAGATGAAGTTGGAGGAGAAGATGACTCCATCATCGAACCTGATCTACCTGATCTTCATGAGGAAGACCAGCCTGTGGAGTCTGGCCAGTCAACAACAGTCAGTCCAGTCCTCAAATCAGAACTCCCAAAACAGATCAAGGAGCCTGCAGTGGACGGCCCTAAACATCCACCTCTAGATTTGGTCACAAAAGAAAGCTCTGGTGGTATTCAGCCCAGCCCTAATGGGGTTCCCCCAGTCACATCTGTCCCAGAGCAGCCAGTGTCTCCAGTCAACCAGTTTCCCTCTCAAGAGTTTAAGAGCGCTTTGGAGACCTGCACCTCCACAGATatggaaacacacacagacaaaaccaAATTAGGTGGCTCTCCAGACCACAACAGCACATGTGAGAGTGGGAAAGTCATGGACTCAAGCAATGATGAGAAAAAGGTGGTGGACATGGTTAGCAAGGAACCACTTCACAAACTAGAAGACAATCAGAAGAGAG aTATTCCGGAATCATTACCTGCCCCTTCACCTCAGACGACAGATATCCCTGCTGCTTCACCATCCCAAGAGCCAGAGAAAGCCTTCAGTGAACACAGCATACCGTTAG GTGTGGAGTTCATTGTGCCAAGGACGGGATTTTATTGCAACCTGTGTGGCTTGTTTTACACCAGCGAACAGACAGCGAAGACATCACACTGTCGCAGTACAATTCACTACAGGAATCTACAG AAGTATCTGTCGCAGCTCGCAGAGGAAAGTCTTTTGAACTTCCACATGGAGTCCCCAAACACTGAATGA